The sequence GTCAGCTTTTCCAGGACGGGGTTTTGGTAATTCCTCTTCCACTGCCcgttttattttgatttgtattGAAATCTTTGCTTTCACCTCCCTGCATCAAGGCGAAGCCCTGCGGGGAGGGACACCGCACAGCCTTAAACACCTCAACCACCTCACCACGGGGTTTTTTTGATCTCCCAGCGGTGCCACGTCGCTGGCAGcggcaggaggagaagctgaaggGCGCAGAGAGCTCTTACTTGTTGGTTTCTGGAGAATAGGCCTCCACGGAGTTGAGGGAGGAGTTCCCGTCGTACCCGCCGCACACGTAGATCTGGCCGTCCAGCACCACCGTCCCCATCGCGCTGCAACGAGCAGAACCCCGTCAGGTGGCTTTAGGAGGGGGCCACGCGGcctaaaacacagcaaaatctGCACGGCCTGCCTCGTTTGCTGCCTCCCGGGTGGATTGATTCACCCTGTGGGACCAGCGGGGTGATTTCAGCACGGGGAACAGCCCGCACGAGGCACCTGGAGAGCTGAGCAGCGTCCCCATCCCAAGCAGGATGGATCTGAAGGCAGCAGGACGCCAGATGTAGTGGTTGAACCCCTCTTTAACCTCACCTGGATCACCAGCacacctcccttctcccccttttccccgACTGGAGGAACTAAAACCAAACCCCGAGGAGTAATTCAGCCACGGGTCAAAAGCCCACTGGTCCTGGCTTCCCATAAAGACCTTGAAAACGAAGTCACAAAAAAATCTCCTGGAGAAGCTTGGCAACAACAGCggagccccagcaccacagcaagAGCCAAGGGGTTTGTACAGTAACAGATTTGGGCAGATTTGGGCAGATTTTCCTCTGCACGAGGGCATCTGACCCCCAATTTGCTTGTCTTTGAGGCTCAGAAACCCCAACGTGGAAGAGTGACTGCCTCTCGCCGTGGGAAAAGCCCCCAGGAACCTCGCTGCTGGGGAAAAAGGGAGCTTTCCTGCCACAAATTAACCCCGCGGGCGATCTCCCTGGAAAGGATTCCAGGAATTTCGATGAGCTCTGcctcccagccagccccaaaGCTCTGGATAAGAACCAGAAGGGTTCAGGGGGCTCGTTTCTGTGCTCCCCTGCAGGagggagacagcagcagctgtaggGATGCCGGGTGCCTGCCCACACTCAGCCTCTCGCagcccaaaaaaataaaacatcccgGACCACAGAAACCAAAGCAGGCAAACCACGCTGGTCAAGAAGTGCTGCAAAGCTCCCAGGGAGCAGCCACgagggggaaagaaaaccacagcaaaaaGCCCTGGAAGCCAAGGAGGACGTCCAGCCACGGCAGCAGCCACGGTGTTGTGCTGGGGAGGACGGGCTGACCGAAATCGCATTTTACCCACATCTAGAATCAAAATCTGAAGAAACGGGGCTCTAAACTCATCCTTTGGCACTCCAGCTGAAGCCCTTACAGCCCTGATGAGCAGAACATCTCTGctcttttggtttggtttcacTCCCTCGTGCTCCAAGAGCTCAGAGACCTCTGGAGATTACAGCTCGGTTACTGCTCAGCTGCTTTTAACCTAGCCAGGTATTAAAGGCTTTCCTGTGGATccgtgctgtgctgcacaggtgTCACTTTGTGGAGTTTTAATAAAAGCTTATAGAGCTGCTGACAGTTCTCCCCTCTTACCAGAAAGCAGAGCCCAGATTTCAGCACAAACGCCCCCAAAATGGTTAGGGGAATCTCACCTGCTCCCACATTGCTCCTCTCCCCtccgtgtgtttttttttttttgctgcttcccCACGCAGGAACCTCTCTCCCTTGGCACGCCAGCCTTCCCCAAACCCCATTTTcacccctccagctccccatcTCCCCTTCTCACAGCCCGTACCTTCTCTTGCTGTTCATGCTTTCCACTTTGGACCAGGAATCCATCTCCGGGTTGTAAACCTCCACCGTGCTCAGCCTCAGCTGCCCGTCGTAGCCGCCGATGGCGTAGAGCAGCCCGTTGACCACGGCTACACCCACCCGGCTCCGAGCCGTCGTCATGGGCTGGCACTTCTCCCAGCGGTTGGCGATGGGGTCAAAGACTTCCACCACGTTCAGCGAGTCGCCTGCGTAAAAATTTGCTACTCAAATTAAAAGGGGGAGACCCATTCCTCGGGCTCTGCCGCGCCGTCGCCCAGCGGAGGGGCAAACCGTGGCTGCCGCGACCCCAACAGACAGGGCTGGCACGGGGACTGCGCCCGCTGGGCTCTTGGGAAAGCAGCCAGGCTCTCTCAAATCCTgttgcagcccccctgctcccccaaaATTAAGCCAGAGGCATTTCCCAGCCACGTTTCTGCTCGTTCACAAAGAGCCCGCTCGGAAAAATTCGTGTGAACTGCACCCTGCGATGCAAAGGGTTTGGAGAGGGTTGAAAATCTTGCACGTCCCCGGTGCAATTAGGGCTGCCAAGTCCCAGCCATGTGGAAGCGGGGCCTTTGATAGCCTCAAAGGGGCAGCAGAGACCTGCTCCCTCACAGCTGGTGGTGCTTCTGCTTTCTGGGAACGTTAACTTCCCTGGAAATCGCCCACGGGGTGAAGGCAGAGTGGAAATCCCAcaaggcagagcccagcacggGCCCGCTGATCGGATCCTTCATCAGCGAGCTGTCTTTTGGCAGCTTTAAAAATCAAGTTTCCCAGGTTAACGAGGTTATCTGAGACGGGCAGATTATCTCATTAACATTTTCTGTCCCCTTTTTGTGCTCTGACACAGCAACCCTCACCAATTCAGCTTCACATCTCCAGGTTTTACATTGTTATAGGAGAGGATGCTCTGATTTACACAAGAGCTGTCCTAAATAAGCCTGACCTACACCGAATTCCTAGTGGGCAGATGTTAAACTACAGGCACGGCCACCTGCAGCACTTCAGTTCCTAATCCCACGGCCCTAACCAGCAAACCTGACAGCTCTCCTCGTCAGGGAGTGGATGTGCAAGGTACCTGCTGAGTTAAGTCCCCCGACAGCATAAATCAGGCCCGCGATCGACGTGCAGCACCGGGGACGGGTCTTGAACGCCGGGAGGTGCGGCCGGCGCTCTGGCATGAGGTGATAATCTTTGGCCTCGTCAACCAGATCCCTGAAAtccaagagaaatatttcatttggtcAGCAGTGGCTTCCCCCGTGATGAGAGCTGACTGAAGTCGGATGCGGATTTAAGCCACTGACTTCCCAGCTATCATTTGTCCGGACAGAACGCCCTGCTGGCAGGTTAAAACCGGGGAGTTTTTCACTCTATCCACAAAGAGGATGAATTTCCCTCTCCAGGACAGCCACATCGTGCTCCTGCTACCTCCCCGTGGGCTCAAACCCCCCGCCAAGCCTCACCTGCACTTGTGGCAGCAGCGCACGAGGTCGTCCTGCTGCACGCGGTCGGCGAGGAACTGCGGCCGGCACAGGGGCAGGCGGATTTTGGCCAGCAGCTCGGGCAGGAAGGGCTCCCTCTGCTCCCGGTCGTAGCGGATCCAGGCTAAGGCAGCTTCAAACACCTGCCCAAAGAGAGGCGGGGGAAGGTGGATTTTATTTTGGGCTTGGTTTTCgcttgttttttgcttttcccccCGCCCCGAGTTCCTACTGCTGCGGGTTGTCATTTGCAGGAAGATGGGAGCTGGGAAGAGTTTTGTCAGgcaaaatgcaatttattttttatttttttaaagtgttaaaatTCAGTAAACCTGCGAAGAAAGAAGAGAGCACGGTGCTGCTCTCTGAAAACCAGCAGGCAGTTTTGATGGAGACAGTTCTTCCAGCCTTAGTTAACCACGTGGTGGATGCCTACAGCCGAGCTGGGCTCTCTCAGCTCCCTCTGTGGTCCCTGGAGAGGGAGGCCACAGGTTCAGCTCAGCTGTCCTCTGAGCCAGACCACGCCACGTGCATGCACACAGCCCTGGGTGTCTTATATTGCAACCTGGGGCCGTGGAGAAAAGCCCACGGCAGCCCAGAACAGAATTATGAAGTTTTTCCCCGATGGAGCAGATCTGGAGCCTCCCACATCGCCtctcagcacaaaaaaaaacttcttccCCAGGACCACGGGGAGCTCATCTCCCTACAGGGAGGCAGCGGCAGCGCTGCTTTTGGTTAGTCACCTCCTCGGAAAGGGCAGGACGGCTTTTTCTGGCTCGAGGACAGgttctgcttctcctgcaggctgccagccccacaccGACAGGTTGGCGAGGCTGCCGACACGTCCTGAAGCGGCTCAGCCCTGCTTTCTGGCTGTTCTGGGAACACGCCTGTCCAGAGGCGCTTTTTGATGCCAAATTCATTCGTTAGAAAATCTTGGGAGACTCCTCGCACCTCCAGAACCTtctgggctggagcaggagctctgcagggaaggacTCCCTGCGCcctcagctgaagcagcagggcatagctgcagctcctcctctcTCAGAAGTGAACCAAAACACCTCGATGCAACTTTCTGCGAAGCCTACGCTCCAAGAAACCCTAGCAGGCATTTcccagagcaaaaaaaaaaaacctctcccagcacagacaagaagccaggcagcacagctctgcctacCTCTCAGGGCTCCCACACTCCAGGGCAGCTTCCCAGCCCCGCTCAGCCCAGGAACGGGATATTTCTTATCATCCCATCCCTCCACCAAGCAACCAGAAACCCCCCCCCGAGGAGGATAACCACCACGCAGGTACCTGCTCCTCGGATTTCACGTTGAGCTCGTCCCTGGAAACGAGCTCCAGGACGTCTTCGAAGGGCAGCGCCAGGAACTCCTCGGACATGGACACCTCCACGAAGTGCTGGTGGATGAAGCTGTTGGCGGCGTCGTAGAGCACCGCGCACATCATGGTCTCCGCAAACTGCCGCACGCCCAGGCAGTTCTTGGGGTGAAGCCTGGGCAAAGGAGAGCAAAATTGAGTTGAATTTCACAGGAGGACGGATGGAATTGCTAAGGGGCTCAGCGAAGCACCGGAGGATACGCGGAGCTGTGTCCTCTGCCAAGAAGGGTTTAGAATAAAAGGTTGTGGCTCAGAATGAAGGCACCTGCACGGAGATTTGGAGCCAAAGGATGGAAACCACGACTTGAAATCTCCCCTTAGACCTGCCAAGgagcctctgggcagcctctgcACTAAGAGAAGTTGTCAGTGGAGGGGAAACGTGAGGCTCGCAAAGCAATCCCTCTCTCCCGCTTCTCTGGGCTCCTGGCACCTTTGTAATTCCGGTGTTGGACGCAGCTGGGTGCAAGGACACAGCACAAATAACCCAGAAAGCAACAAATCTTTCCTGAGCGCTACAGAACAGCACCTGCTGCACCTCCCCGAAGCCGTTTCCTGCCATAAGGAAGCTTTTTCAccaaagctgcttctgcaacGAGGTTGGGCAGCGAGGAGCAGCGCTGCAGaccccagctctccccagcacagccactgcaAAGAGCTGCTCAGCGCCAAAAACGTCCTTCAAGGACACCCAGGAATGAATTTCAGGCACCCTGTGGCTCCTGGTGGATTTGGGCTAACTGCAGCAGCCAAACCGCAGAGAAACCAACTCACCTTGCTTAAGTCCaggtataaatatataataaattattataaaatataaatataaccACCTACAGCTCGCTGGGACTCCTGAAGCAACACAAGCCACCTCctcccagcttggtgtcacaTCCAGCGccccaaataaaatgttttggcaGGAAAATTTAACACCCTGATCTTATATAACTCGATTTCAAACCTGCAGAAGCTCAGGATTCACCTGGGACTGTAAATTGAAGCATTTCGTACGCGGAGGAAATgcacttttttctccccaaaccGAAATTCTAGGACAGCTCTGTTTGGAAGTGAAATAACAGCTGGATGAGACGTTGCATTCGTTTGGGATTTGTGTTTAATGTCCCACGgacacacagagcagctgaggggaACCAGGCTGGGGAGCAAGGGAAGCGGGTCAGGTTCCTGGCGCTGCCTGAAGCGGCGTGCGGGATGTTCCCAAGGAATAACCCGGCTTTGTGCTTTCCAGATCACGCTGCTGGAATGAAACTGGAGGCAAACACCAGCCAGGGGACTGGAAAAACTGGAACCAGTTTAACGCTGCCAGAGATTCCCATCCAATGCCTCACTGAGTCCGTTCCTCCCCTTTGCTACGGgcggcagcaggcaggggacgTGCTGCGATGGGTTTGTTAGGGGCACACACACATCGTGCTGGGCTAGGGTCCGAATTTTTGGGTACACCTGCGTGGTGCCAGGAGTCGATGAtcctcgtgggtcccttccagctcaggatattctacgATTTCCGTGATTCTAACTCTAAAAAGGGAATTGTTCAGCCAGTTTTGCCCCTTACCTCTCTCTGAGGAAGGTGCAGCAAGCATCCTTGAtgttctgcagctggaggaagctCGCCCCCATCAGCAGCGACTGGACGTTCTGCTGGTCTATGGCCAGGTGCCCGTTGTAGGCAAAGTTGATCAGAGCCTCGAGCGCGCTGgacaaaggggagaaaaggcaaaaaataaatgatttcaagCCAATTCCACCAGCCGAGCACAGCACACTGCTGAGAGAAATCCCTCCTGGTGCAATTCACGGAGAGGGCAGGCTTCAAGCCTTGCAGGTACAATGCCAAGCCCTACAAAGCACTCACTCTGTCAGGATCAAACCCGCTGAGGTGCCCGGGAAGTTACCTGGGGTCCATCCCTTGCATGACAATCTCATCCTGCTTGCACTCCATCATGTCGTTGGTGAACATGGCATGGAAGTACGGGATAGAAGCCGCCAGCACGATCCGGTGAGCGCTGAACTTGTGGTCCCCAACCTaaaggagaattaaaaaaaaaagggaaggagaagatcAGCACCATCCACCACCAACCAAACGATCTGGATGAAtcgctgcagcacagctctgcctgtctAGCAGTAACCCAGGGCTGAAAGACAATTTCCAGAGTTTTTGTGGACAATTTTTCAAGGCAAGACAGCTGACAGTGTCTTCTAAACTCAGACTTTTGAATCTGGTTTTCCAGCCTTCTGGCAGCTCACCTGGGTGGGATGAAGCAGGGTCAGCTCCAGACTGCTCACAAAGAGCCACAACCACGGCACCCCGTGCTGATGTAAATCATTGTTCAGCTGCATGCACAAGCTCCAGATGCTGTGCAAGATTTTGTCCTCCTCACAGTAACACAGCTCTGATCATTACTCCTCTCCGTTGGCtcacagttttttcttttcccctctaatTTCCAGGCTGACCTGACTCACACGAGTTGATACCTGAGCTTGTACCAAACTGCCCTTTTCTCCCGCTTCAGCGCTTCTCAGTTTTCCCACTTTCAggagttttcctttttcagctttgtttggCTGGGACAAACAAGCTGGCACAGCAGGTCCTCTGCTCTCCGGGCCATCCAAGCAgcccttctcttctctgcaaAAAGCTTCGCTGCCTTTTCATGTCTAGGCAGCACGTTAGCAAAAACGTTGCCTGTTTGGGGTTTTATGGTTACCTTGAAAACACAGCCCTGCCTCTTCCTTCAAGCCCAGAGCTACCACGCTCAGTAAATGTGATCCAGAAGCGAAGCTACGAGCCCAGCAGAGCACAACGCACACCACAACCACAGCTAAAAGCATCTCTGCTTCAGCATTCTCCTTGCATTTCATCCTAGGAGGGTGCAGGGGCTCCTCCTCGGGTCTCTGGCTGGCAGAAAGTTTTCCTATGCAGGTTTTCCTGGGCACAGCCACAGGCTGGATGACCGGGATATGGGGCTGGCTCCTCTGCTACTCATCTCCCTGCCTGTTGGTCCCAAACACCTGACCTGCTGGATAAAGCCAGAGGAATAAACACCCGAGACGTGTTTCTTTCACGTGGtttttgctgaaaacatttgGAATTAAGGCAAAAGACTAAGGTGCAGGGAGTCACTGAGCACAGGGCAGGATGAGAGCCCAGCGGGCACACGAGAGACACAGGAAAGCTCTCTTTTTGCTGCCCGTATTCACCAGGCTCAAGACATTAAAGAATAAAGTGTCTTATCTCTAAAACGTTGGAAGATGTCGTGGTGCCTGGCAAGAAGTCAGCCCCACAGCCGCGTTGCTTTGCTTTACCAGATAAGTACAAGATGTATTTGGGTGAGCCTTCCCGTCCAGGCAGCGCGGAATGTGGTTGAGCAACTACCGAAGTGGGcatgaaaaacagagctgaatTTTGCTTCCACCCAGACACAAACTTGCCAAAAATCACAGCTACTCAAATgtcatttcacctttttttttttttttttaaataacaagtAGGATTAAAGCTGACTAGATGTGTATTAAACGCTACAGTTATACCTGCTTCAAATGCGAGCTGCTATCCTCTAGATATAGCTGGAGTTATAACCAAAGTTAACCAGCTGTTGCAACTGGTGTTACGTTTATTCAAAACAAGCCTACCATGCTAGCCAACGAGGAGAAAAGCcctctgctttggaaaataaCCATAAAGCACAAAAGCAACACAggcttaaatttatttttaaaacagatctgTGCCTTGGACATCACTTAAACCATGGTGCAAGCCCCCAGTTTGACAAAACGCCCCGTGCTGTCACCCTGAGCAGCACTGAAGGACCATGGCATGCAGGCAATCAGTGATAATATCCTAATTGAACCAGACCAACCCTTCTTACAAGCCATCATTTTTACAAGCCCGTCGCTGCGGCTCCAGACCTCCGcgtcctgctggcagcacaagCCTTGATTTGCCTCAAATTTTACATCAAATTCTGTCTCCACTGCCTGCACCTCTCCCTAGGAAAGGCAGAAAGGCCACAAACGAGAGGTGTTTCACGCTCCAACCCCAATTACACAGGACATGAGCACATTTTCAAGTGTCTTTGTGGAGCCGTGCTCCATCCCCAAGGGCTGCACAGCTTCAGGGATGGACGTCCCTGGTCCCCCAAAAACAGCCTCGCTGTAAACAACACACCCAGTTATGACAAAAGCAATCATCTGCAGCCATTCAGCAGGATTCCAGGCGTGTTAATTAGGCTGTGTCATTAGAGGGAAGGAAAACCCCGTGTGGGCAGCACCGGGCAGCTCTGAGGGCCAGGCGTCCTCCACCCTTCTTCAAGGGGAGGATTTCACCTTGGGAAATGCCCCCTTTGGGGGCATCCCTGGTTATCTTGCCAAAGggggcatttttttcttgccaaagGCAGGGTTTGAACTAATCAGTGTGTTTTAATTCATTAAGAGCGTGTTTTAATTGCGACAGGAGGGACCTGGGCTCCCCACGCGGGGCTAGGCCTCGCGCAGGCCCCGGCCCCGATGCTTCCCACACGCTGCCCCTGCCTGACCTCGCAGATGGAGGAAATAAAACCGAAAGGAGCTGGGTGAAAAAGGGAATGGGTttctgctggcctagcaggggaaaggagggggacAGACACAGCCCCTGCCCACAGGGGCTGCATCAGCAAGAAGCTGGGCTGGCTCCACGCTGCCACCGCCACCAGCTGAGGCATCAGTGTCGTGGTACTGGGCACGATTAAACCTCTACTtctattccttttatttattttttttattttttaacttgctCACGTAATGATAGAGGGCCCCGAGGGAGATTTCTAAATCGGGATCTCTGGTCAAGAAGCCAGCGTTACGTCCGTACCATCGCCGCTTCACGCCGAGTCCCGCAGGAAGGGCTGAATTTCTCGAGCCCTGGTTTTCCTGCCCAGGACGAGAAATACTCCAGAGGATGAGCAGACAGCACACATCCCCTCCGTTCAGCCTCACTTATGATTCAATAAATGCTCCTCGTCTCTGGAGCTAAACGATCTGCCTCCCTCCTGAGGGAACCAACATGCTTTCCTATGTCTGCCACATGTCTGACACTACAGCTCGTGCCCTTCTTGCCATCAGCTCCACAACAGGCTTCCATTTGCCCCAAACCCACCACAGACCTGCCCATTAGCTCCAGAAGTACCAGCAGAACACtaaaaaagaagtagaaaaagcTTTGTGGGGTTGAGTAACCCCGTTTTTGCCCTCCGAGCCCTCGCGCAGGCACAGGGACGGTCTGCTCAGTTCCTGTTTTGattttgcagagcagctctcGCTCGGCAGCATGGCACTGGGAACCCACTGCCCTTCCTACATTCACCAGCTGCCTCAAAGGAacaattttccttttggttttgcGTTCCTACACAGCTGCATTTGCTCCAAGCGAGCGAGTCGGggtctcctgcagcagcagctcccttctgAGGTCTCAATCGCCTACCTAATGCCACAGGGCGAGCTGCTGAGGACCTGGGCTGCCTTTTGGGGTCCAGCCTCTCTCACATCACGACCAGAACCTCGGCTGGGGATGTCAGCCTTCAGCTGAAGCTCTCGGTTGCCCTACCAGACCATTTTGTGGCTGTGGTTTTACAGAAATCAGGCGCTGCTGTTGGGTTAAGCACAGCTCGGCGCGTTTACCTGTCACTccgaggggctgcagcccatCTCCAGGCCCAAACGAAACTGCTCAGATG comes from Aythya fuligula isolate bAytFul2 chromosome 2, bAytFul2.pri, whole genome shotgun sequence and encodes:
- the KLHL18 gene encoding kelch-like protein 18 isoform X1, which translates into the protein MLEAAEAELDAEDLVHFSVGDLPSRGYGVMGEIRRQGKLCDVTLKVGDHKFSAHRIVLAASIPYFHAMFTNDMMECKQDEIVMQGMDPSALEALINFAYNGHLAIDQQNVQSLLMGASFLQLQNIKDACCTFLRERLHPKNCLGVRQFAETMMCAVLYDAANSFIHQHFVEVSMSEEFLALPFEDVLELVSRDELNVKSEEQVFEAALAWIRYDREQREPFLPELLAKIRLPLCRPQFLADRVQQDDLVRCCHKCRDLVDEAKDYHLMPERRPHLPAFKTRPRCCTSIAGLIYAVGGLNSAANFYAGDSLNVVEVFDPIANRWEKCQPMTTARSRVGVAVVNGLLYAIGGYDGQLRLSTVEVYNPEMDSWSKVESMNSKRSAMGTVVLDGQIYVCGGYDGNSSLNSVEAYSPETNKWTVVTPMSSNRSAAGVTVFEGRIYVSGGHDGLQIFNSVEYYNQHTATWHPVASMLNKRCRHGAASLGSKMFVCGGYDGSGFLSVAEVYSSVADQWYLLVPMNTRRSRVSLVANCGRLYAVGGYDGQSNLSSVEMYDPETNRWTFMAPMVCHEGGVGVGCIPLLTI
- the KLHL18 gene encoding kelch-like protein 18 isoform X2, which encodes MLEAAEAELDAEDLVHFSVGDLPSRGYGVMGEIRRQGKLCDVTLKVGDHKFSAHRIVLAASIPYFHAMFTNDMMECKQDEIVMQGMDPSALEALINFAYNGHLAIDQQNVQSLLMGASFLQLQNIKDACCTFLRERLHPKNCLGVRQFAETMMCAVLYDAANSFIHQHFVEVSMSEEFLALPFEDVLELVSRDELNVKSEEQVFEAALAWIRYDREQREPFLPELLAKIRLPLCRPQFLADRVQQDDLVRCCHKCRDLVDEAKDYHLMPERRPHLPAFKTRPRCCTSIAGLIYAVGGLNSAGDSLNVVEVFDPIANRWEKCQPMTTARSRVGVAVVNGLLYAIGGYDGQLRLSTVEVYNPEMDSWSKVESMNSKRSAMGTVVLDGQIYVCGGYDGNSSLNSVEAYSPETNKWTVVTPMSSNRSAAGVTVFEGRIYVSGGHDGLQIFNSVEYYNQHTATWHPVASMLNKRCRHGAASLGSKMFVCGGYDGSGFLSVAEVYSSVADQWYLLVPMNTRRSRVSLVANCGRLYAVGGYDGQSNLSSVEMYDPETNRWTFMAPMVCHEGGVGVGCIPLLTI